Genomic window (Streptomyces showdoensis):
TGACCCCCGAGGTGACCGCCCTCACCGTCAGCGCCGTCGACTCGCTCACGGGGCACGTGGCCCCACTCGCCGCGCTGAAGGAGGTGCTCGGGCCGGACCGGCTGCTGATCGTCGACGCGATCCAGGGACTCGGCGCCGTACCCCTCGAAACGGACGCCGCCGACGTCCTCGTCAGCGGAGGCCAGAAGTGGCTGCGGGCCGGCTGGGGAGCCGCGCTGCTGCTGATCCGCGACAGGTGCGCCGAGCGACTGGTTCCCGGGCTCGGCGGCTGGGCCGGGGTCACCGACCCCTTCGCGGCGCGGCACCCGGCGCCGCCCTTGCCCGGGGCCGCCGCGCACCTCGCCACCAACCCGGACTTCCCGGCCGCCGCGGCCCTCGGCGCCGCCATCGACGACCTCCTCGACCGAGGCGGCCCCGCCGCCGTCGGCACCCGGATCCGGACCACCCTCGCCGAGTTGCTCGACCGGGCCCGCGGGGCGGGTGCCGAAGTCCTGCTGGACGGGCTGGGGGAGGGGGAGCGCGCCGGGATCGGCACGTTCCGTCTGCCCGGCCACGACCCCGCCGCGGTCCACCAGGCCCTCGAAGCGGCCGGCGTGATCACCACGCGCCGCGGCGCGTGGATCCGGCTCTCGCCCCACGTCGGTACGTCGTCCACGGCGACGGAACTGTTCGCCGACGCCCTGGACGCCCTGGGCGCCGCGGGTGCCCCGGCCGCACCGGGTGCCGTGGGCGGCCTGGACAGCCGGCACGCCCGGGACGGCACCAGCGCCAGCGCCAGTACCAGCGTCAGCACCAGGTCCATCACCCGCGCCACCGCACACACCAGACCCACCGACAACCCCCGTAGCCAGGAGCCGACATGTCCCACCACCTGAGCCGCCGCCGGATACTCCACCTCGCCACCGCCTCCGCCGCCGGACTCGGTCTGACCGCCTGTGGCGGCGGCGGTTCGGGCGCCGGTGCCGGCGGCGCCGACGG
Coding sequences:
- a CDS encoding aminotransferase class V-fold PLP-dependent enzyme, which produces MGRGHDSDPAPGYLDYARVGPLAPGAVAALDDAVALARRSGPAELDRLFALSDAARASAARLLDARPHEIALVPSTSNGLFTAAAALRGPGTVLVPRDEFPANVYPWIRFAGRGGPDVRLVEPDGPLRISPDLLRRHLTPEVTALTVSAVDSLTGHVAPLAALKEVLGPDRLLIVDAIQGLGAVPLETDAADVLVSGGQKWLRAGWGAALLLIRDRCAERLVPGLGGWAGVTDPFAARHPAPPLPGAAAHLATNPDFPAAAALGAAIDDLLDRGGPAAVGTRIRTTLAELLDRARGAGAEVLLDGLGEGERAGIGTFRLPGHDPAAVHQALEAAGVITTRRGAWIRLSPHVGTSSTATELFADALDALGAAGAPAAPGAVGGLDSRHARDGTSASASTSVSTRSITRATAHTRPTDNPRSQEPTCPTT